One stretch of Aeromicrobium fastidiosum DNA includes these proteins:
- a CDS encoding adenine phosphoribosyltransferase, producing the protein MTELDPIIDRLVRPIADWPEPGVTFRDITPLLGDPVAYDAVIDGLVTLAQAAGPVDAVLGIEARGFLFGPSIALRLGVGFVPVRKAGKLPSESLSTSYDLEYGSATMEMHVDAVTAGSRVLVVDDVLATGGTLLAAADLVSQAGATVAGNLVLIELLALGGRARLGDTGCGTLRTY; encoded by the coding sequence GTGACCGAGCTCGACCCCATCATCGACCGACTGGTGCGCCCCATCGCCGACTGGCCCGAGCCGGGGGTGACGTTCCGCGACATCACCCCGCTGCTGGGCGATCCGGTTGCCTACGACGCCGTGATCGACGGCCTCGTCACGCTCGCGCAGGCGGCGGGACCCGTCGACGCGGTGCTCGGCATCGAGGCACGCGGCTTCTTGTTCGGGCCGTCGATCGCGCTGCGCCTCGGCGTGGGCTTCGTGCCCGTCCGCAAGGCCGGCAAGCTGCCGTCGGAGTCGCTGTCGACGTCCTACGACCTCGAGTACGGCTCGGCGACGATGGAGATGCACGTCGACGCCGTGACCGCCGGTTCACGGGTGCTCGTCGTCGACGACGTGCTGGCCACCGGGGGCACCCTGCTGGCGGCGGCCGACCTGGTGTCGCAGGCCGGCGCGACGGTGGCCGGCAACCTCGTGCTGATCGAGCTGCTCGCCCTCGGCGGGCGCGCTCGCCTCGGCGACACTGGTTGCGGCACCCTGCGCACGTACTGA
- the secF gene encoding protein translocase subunit SecF: MGRISTFGQHLYEGRVSFDFVGRRKLWYSISAAIVVLAALAFMVRGFNYGVEFKGGVEFTAQVKVANSATADDMVAAVEDSGVPEAGDPTVQTAGADTIRIQTRALTQDQATQVSASLEKAGATEVSQNLIGPTYGKQVATKALTGLIVFLVIIVIFIWGYFREWRMSVAGIVALAHDLVITGGVYALSGFEVTPATVTGLLTILGYSLYDTVVVFDKVRENTKGILTSTTKTYSEQANLAVNQTLVRSINTSITALLPVAALLIVGAGVLGTGPLKDLALALFVGMAAGTYSSIFIATPLVAQLKEHEPAMKAQAARVLARRAKEESAPVAVAAASPARAVQSSGAAKRAQPSRKPRSQRGKGGS, from the coding sequence ATGGGTCGCATCAGCACGTTCGGACAGCACCTCTACGAGGGCCGCGTCTCCTTCGACTTCGTCGGACGGCGCAAGCTCTGGTACTCCATCTCGGCGGCCATCGTCGTCCTGGCGGCCCTGGCGTTCATGGTGCGCGGCTTCAACTACGGGGTCGAGTTCAAGGGCGGCGTCGAGTTCACTGCGCAGGTCAAGGTCGCCAACTCCGCCACCGCCGACGACATGGTCGCGGCGGTCGAGGACTCGGGAGTGCCGGAGGCCGGTGACCCGACGGTGCAGACCGCAGGTGCCGACACGATCCGCATCCAGACCCGGGCCCTGACCCAGGACCAGGCGACGCAGGTCTCGGCCTCGCTCGAGAAGGCCGGTGCCACCGAGGTCAGCCAGAACCTGATCGGCCCCACGTACGGCAAGCAGGTCGCCACCAAGGCGCTGACCGGCCTGATCGTGTTCTTGGTGATCATCGTGATCTTCATCTGGGGCTACTTCCGCGAGTGGCGGATGTCGGTCGCCGGCATCGTGGCCCTGGCGCACGACCTCGTGATCACCGGTGGTGTCTACGCGCTGTCGGGCTTCGAGGTGACGCCGGCGACCGTGACGGGCCTGCTGACGATCCTCGGCTACTCGTTGTACGACACCGTCGTCGTGTTCGACAAGGTGCGCGAGAACACCAAGGGCATCCTGACGTCGACGACCAAGACGTACTCCGAGCAGGCCAACCTCGCCGTCAACCAGACGTTGGTGCGCTCGATCAACACCTCCATCACGGCGCTGCTCCCGGTCGCGGCGCTGCTCATCGTGGGCGCTGGCGTCCTGGGCACAGGTCCGCTCAAGGACCTGGCTCTCGCGCTGTTCGTCGGCATGGCTGCCGGCACCTACTCGTCGATCTTCATCGCCACGCCGCTCGTGGCGCAGCTCAAGGAGCACGAGCCCGCGATGAAGGCGCAGGCGGCACGGGTGCTCGCACGACGCGCCAAGGAGGAGTCCGCTCCCGTCGCGGTCGCCGCGGCGTCCCCGGCACGTGCCGTGCAGTCGTCCGGCGCGGCCAAGCGTGCCCAGCCCTCCCGCAAGCCCCGCTCGCAGCGCGGTAAGGGGGGTTCCTGA
- the secD gene encoding protein translocase subunit SecD, whose protein sequence is MATKPQRSANRARPHRTLIVFLATIIALYGLVALIGATASKGDDSAWHPKLGLDLEGGTRITFEAKADSGKVDTEKLEQARNIIDQRVNASGVAEAEVTTQGGDQIIVEIPGEKRANIVDEVGKTAQLRFRLVWAGGLPSATAPADVTAQQAVIDKVDWSKLTLDQMIAAETQGVTSLPADVQPAITALQQEAAGFVCDPNGVEVDDTAGKPLVTCDASTGQVLILSPTVIPGSDISSAEPMYDSQRAEWSVQLKLKGESKVVFKTITTALTPAQSPFAVVLDGEVITAPASQAAITNGVSSITGGFTATTAKELSNQLKFGALPLTFSVNGSEEIGPSLAGTQLKAGLVAGAIGLLLVIVYCLFYYRGLGLVIIGSLLVAAALTYVMVLLLGKGVGFTLTLPGIAGLIVAIGITADSFIVFFERIRDEVRDGKSLRLAVEAGWVRARGTILAADAVSIIAALTLFIFAIGVVRGFAFALGLTTLIDVFVVFFFTKPLVSLLARTKFFGQGHKLSGLDASHLGIKGRKVSEIARTSRPAGTAGKVS, encoded by the coding sequence ATGGCCACCAAGCCCCAGCGCAGCGCCAACCGCGCTCGTCCGCATCGCACGCTCATCGTGTTCCTCGCGACGATCATCGCCCTCTACGGCCTGGTCGCCCTCATCGGTGCCACGGCCTCGAAGGGCGACGACAGCGCGTGGCACCCCAAGCTCGGTCTCGACCTCGAGGGCGGCACCCGCATCACGTTCGAGGCCAAGGCCGACAGCGGCAAGGTCGACACCGAGAAGCTCGAGCAGGCGCGCAACATCATCGACCAGCGCGTCAACGCCTCGGGCGTCGCCGAGGCCGAGGTCACGACCCAGGGCGGCGACCAGATCATCGTCGAGATCCCGGGCGAGAAGCGCGCCAACATCGTCGACGAGGTCGGCAAGACCGCACAGCTGCGCTTCCGGCTCGTGTGGGCCGGCGGTCTGCCCAGCGCGACGGCCCCCGCCGACGTCACGGCCCAGCAGGCCGTCATCGACAAGGTCGACTGGTCGAAGCTGACGCTCGACCAGATGATCGCCGCCGAGACCCAGGGCGTCACGTCCCTGCCGGCCGACGTGCAGCCGGCCATCACGGCGCTGCAGCAGGAAGCCGCCGGATTCGTCTGCGACCCCAACGGCGTCGAGGTCGACGACACGGCCGGCAAGCCCCTCGTGACGTGCGACGCCTCGACGGGCCAGGTGCTGATCCTCAGCCCCACGGTCATCCCGGGCTCCGACATCTCGAGTGCCGAGCCGATGTACGACTCGCAGCGCGCCGAGTGGAGCGTCCAGCTCAAGCTCAAGGGTGAGAGCAAGGTCGTGTTCAAGACCATCACGACGGCCCTGACCCCCGCGCAGAGCCCGTTCGCCGTGGTGCTCGACGGCGAGGTCATCACCGCCCCCGCATCGCAGGCCGCGATCACCAACGGAGTCTCCTCGATCACGGGCGGCTTCACGGCGACGACCGCCAAGGAGCTGTCCAACCAGCTCAAGTTCGGCGCGCTGCCCCTGACGTTCAGCGTCAACGGCAGCGAGGAGATCGGACCCTCGCTGGCCGGCACGCAGCTCAAGGCCGGGCTCGTGGCCGGTGCCATCGGGCTGCTGCTCGTCATCGTCTACTGCCTGTTCTACTACCGCGGTCTCGGACTGGTGATCATCGGCTCGCTGCTGGTCGCCGCCGCCCTGACCTACGTCATGGTGCTGCTGCTCGGCAAGGGCGTGGGCTTCACGCTGACCCTGCCGGGCATCGCCGGACTCATCGTCGCGATCGGCATCACGGCCGACTCGTTCATCGTGTTCTTCGAACGCATCCGCGACGAGGTGCGCGACGGCAAGTCGTTGAGGCTCGCGGTCGAGGCCGGCTGGGTGCGTGCCCGTGGCACGATCCTGGCGGCCGACGCGGTGTCGATCATCGCGGCGCTGACGCTGTTCATCTTCGCGATCGGCGTCGTGCGAGGGTTCGCCTTCGCGCTCGGCCTGACGACGCTGATCGACGTGTTCGTCGTGTTCTTCTTCACCAAGCCGCTGGTGTCGCTGCTGGCCCGCACGAAGTTCTTCGGCCAGGGGCACAAGCTCTCCGGCCTCGACGCGTCCCACTTGGGCATCAAGGGCCGCAAGGTCTCCGAGATCGCCCGCACCTCACGCCCCGCCGGCACCGCTGGAAAGGTCTCCTGA
- the yajC gene encoding preprotein translocase subunit YajC, whose protein sequence is MNDWASVLPLVILVVAFLLLVIRPARANRRQFQQLQSQLTVGQQVMIASGIFGRIDGIDDETVQLRIAPETVVTVNRHAVSRVVEPAPDQTGTDI, encoded by the coding sequence GTGAACGACTGGGCGTCTGTTCTCCCCCTCGTCATCCTGGTCGTCGCGTTCCTGCTGCTGGTCATCCGACCCGCACGCGCGAACCGTCGCCAGTTCCAGCAGCTGCAGAGCCAGCTCACCGTCGGCCAGCAGGTCATGATCGCGAGCGGCATCTTCGGCCGGATCGACGGCATCGACGACGAGACCGTCCAGCTGCGCATCGCGCCCGAGACCGTCGTGACCGTCAACCGTCACGCGGTGTCCCGCGTCGTGGAGCCCGCACCTGACCAGACAGGCACCGACATCTGA
- the ruvB gene encoding Holliday junction branch migration DNA helicase RuvB codes for MDDGFEAIVAEAGPEDRAFEAALRPRTLDELVGQERVREQLSLVLEAAVARGRTPDHVLLSGPPGLGKTTLAMIIANQLGAPLRITSGPAIQHAGDLAAILSGVNEGDVLFIDEIHRMSRPAEELLYMAMEDFRVDVIVGKGPGATAIPLEIPPFTVVGATTRAGLLPSPLRDRFGFTAQLDYYDAAELHRIVVRSAGLLNLEVSDDGGREIASRSRGTPRIANRLLRRVRDYAEVRAGGVVDHEVSRKALALYEVDELGLDRLDRAVLTALCRSFGGGPVGISTLAVAVAEERETVEELAEPFLVRLGFLARTPRGRVATAAAWRHLGMAVPASTEQLALPDDPG; via the coding sequence ATGGACGACGGCTTCGAGGCGATCGTGGCCGAGGCCGGCCCCGAGGACCGCGCCTTCGAAGCCGCGCTGCGTCCCCGCACGCTCGACGAGCTCGTCGGCCAGGAGCGCGTCCGCGAGCAGCTGTCACTGGTGCTCGAGGCGGCCGTGGCTCGCGGCCGCACGCCCGATCACGTCCTGCTCTCGGGTCCTCCCGGTCTCGGAAAGACGACGCTCGCCATGATCATCGCCAACCAGCTCGGTGCCCCGCTGCGCATCACCAGCGGTCCGGCGATCCAGCACGCGGGCGACCTCGCAGCGATCCTGTCGGGCGTCAACGAGGGCGACGTGCTGTTCATCGACGAGATCCACCGCATGTCACGCCCTGCCGAAGAGCTGCTCTACATGGCGATGGAGGACTTCCGGGTCGACGTCATCGTCGGCAAGGGTCCCGGTGCCACGGCCATCCCGCTCGAGATCCCGCCGTTCACGGTCGTGGGCGCGACGACGCGGGCAGGTCTGCTGCCGAGCCCGCTGCGCGACCGGTTCGGGTTCACGGCGCAGCTCGACTACTACGACGCCGCCGAGCTGCACCGCATCGTCGTCCGGTCGGCGGGTCTGCTCAACCTCGAGGTCTCCGACGACGGTGGACGCGAGATCGCGTCGCGCTCGCGAGGAACGCCGCGCATCGCCAATCGGCTGCTGCGTCGCGTGCGCGACTACGCCGAGGTGCGAGCCGGGGGAGTCGTCGACCACGAGGTGTCCCGCAAGGCGTTGGCGCTCTACGAGGTCGACGAGCTGGGCCTCGACCGACTCGACCGTGCCGTGCTGACCGCCCTGTGCCGCAGCTTCGGCGGGGGACCGGTCGGCATCTCCACGCTCGCGGTCGCCGTGGCCGAGGAGCGCGAGACGGTCGAGGAGCTGGCCGAGCCGTTCCTCGTCCGGCTGGGCTTCCTGGCGCGCACGCCCCGGGGGCGCGTCGCGACAGCCGCAGCGTGGCGACACTTGGGCATGGCAGTGCCCGCCTCGACCGAGCAGCTGGCCCTGCCCGACGACCCTGGCTGA
- the ruvA gene encoding Holliday junction branch migration protein RuvA has protein sequence MIAHVRGPVAAVTLTSAVLDVGGVGLQVMCTPGTIATLRIGREVQLSTSMVVREDSLTIFGFATPDERDMFELVQTASGVGPKVAQAMLAVLDPDRLRQAIGQGDLATLTTVPGIGRKGAERIVVELKDRVGVTTTVAAGATSWRGQVHEALLGLGWSTRDADAALDAVAADLSPGETPDVSTILRDALRSLAKTR, from the coding sequence ATGATCGCCCACGTCCGCGGCCCCGTCGCCGCCGTCACGCTCACCTCCGCCGTGCTCGACGTCGGCGGCGTCGGCCTGCAGGTCATGTGCACGCCGGGCACGATCGCGACGCTGCGCATCGGCCGTGAGGTGCAGCTGTCGACCTCGATGGTCGTGCGCGAGGACTCGCTGACGATCTTCGGCTTCGCGACCCCCGACGAGCGCGACATGTTCGAGCTCGTCCAGACGGCCAGCGGTGTCGGTCCCAAGGTCGCCCAGGCGATGCTCGCGGTGCTCGATCCGGACCGGCTCCGACAGGCGATCGGCCAAGGCGATCTGGCGACGCTCACGACCGTTCCCGGCATCGGACGCAAGGGCGCCGAGCGCATCGTGGTCGAGCTCAAGGACCGGGTCGGCGTCACGACGACCGTAGCCGCGGGGGCGACTTCGTGGCGCGGGCAGGTGCACGAGGCGCTGCTCGGCCTCGGCTGGTCCACTCGCGATGCCGACGCCGCGCTCGACGCCGTCGCCGCAGACCTGTCACCCGGCGAGACGCCCGACGTGTCCACGATCCTGCGTGACGCCCTGCGCTCGCTGGCGAAGACCCGATGA
- a CDS encoding crossover junction endodeoxyribonuclease RuvC: MGVVDGTVGRTLTMVDVGVFRTPAELDTARRLHQLEQQIEASVVAHRPDVVAVERVFSQHNVSTVMGTAQASGIAMLVAARHGIPVHLHTPSEVKAAVTGSGRADKAQVTAMVTRLLRLTEAPRPADAADALALAICHIWRGGAQNRLQEAIAKAEQATRKAAVR, encoded by the coding sequence ATGGGCGTCGTCGACGGCACGGTGGGCCGCACGCTGACGATGGTCGACGTGGGGGTGTTCCGCACACCTGCGGAGCTCGACACCGCCCGTCGCCTCCACCAGCTCGAGCAGCAGATCGAGGCCAGCGTGGTGGCGCACCGCCCCGACGTCGTCGCGGTCGAGCGCGTGTTCAGCCAGCACAACGTCAGCACCGTGATGGGCACGGCCCAGGCCAGCGGCATCGCGATGCTCGTCGCCGCACGCCACGGCATCCCCGTCCACCTCCACACGCCCAGCGAGGTCAAGGCCGCCGTCACCGGCAGCGGACGAGCCGACAAGGCCCAGGTCACCGCCATGGTCACGCGGCTGCTGCGCCTCACCGAGGCACCCAGGCCGGCCGACGCCGCCGACGCGCTGGCCCTCGCGATCTGCCACATCTGGCGCGGGGGAGCGCAGAACCGCCTGCAGGAGGCCATCGCCAAGGCCGAGCAGGCCACCCGAAAGGCAGCCGTCCGATGA
- a CDS encoding YebC/PmpR family DNA-binding transcriptional regulator has protein sequence MSGHSKWATTKHKKAIVDAKRGKMFAKMVKNIEVAARIGGPDPDGNPTLYDAIQKARKSSVPKDHIDRAVKRGGGVGADAVDYTTIMYEGYAPGGVALLVECLTDNKNRAAMEVRTAMTRNNGTMADPGSVSYMFHRKGVIMVPQEQEGGPTNEDDVLMAVLDAGAEEVNDLDGTFEIVCEATDLVAVRTALQDAGLDYDSADASFVPTMTVDVDVDAATKIMRLIDALEDSDDVQNVFANFDASDEVMAQVQ, from the coding sequence ATGTCAGGCCATTCCAAGTGGGCGACCACGAAGCACAAGAAGGCCATCGTCGACGCCAAGCGCGGCAAGATGTTCGCCAAGATGGTCAAGAACATCGAGGTCGCGGCCCGCATCGGCGGCCCCGACCCCGACGGCAACCCGACGCTCTACGACGCGATCCAGAAGGCCCGCAAGTCGTCCGTGCCGAAGGACCACATCGACCGCGCCGTCAAGCGCGGCGGCGGTGTCGGCGCGGACGCCGTCGACTACACGACGATCATGTACGAGGGCTACGCCCCCGGCGGCGTCGCGCTGCTGGTCGAGTGCCTGACCGACAACAAGAACCGGGCCGCGATGGAGGTTCGCACCGCGATGACCCGCAACAACGGCACGATGGCCGATCCCGGCTCGGTGTCGTACATGTTCCACCGCAAGGGCGTCATCATGGTGCCGCAGGAGCAGGAGGGCGGCCCGACCAACGAGGACGACGTGCTGATGGCCGTCCTCGACGCCGGTGCCGAGGAGGTCAACGACCTCGACGGCACCTTCGAGATCGTCTGCGAGGCCACCGACCTGGTGGCCGTCCGCACCGCGCTGCAGGATGCCGGGCTCGACTACGACTCCGCCGATGCGTCGTTCGTGCCCACCATGACCGTCGACGTCGACGTCGACGCTGCCACCAAGATCATGCGGCTCATCGACGCCCTCGAGGACAGCGACGACGTGCAGAACGTCTTCGCCAACTTCGACGCCTCAGACGAGGTCATGGCCCAGGTGCAGTAG
- the pdxT gene encoding pyridoxal 5'-phosphate synthase glutaminase subunit PdxT: MPVPSVNASSDSVPSIGVFALQGDVREHVHTLQRLGVDAFTVRRPDELARCDALVLPGGESTTMYKLARTFDLFEPLVERIRGGMPTFGTCAGMIMLADRIEDGIDGQETLGGLDITVRRNAFGRQVDSFEGDIDVAGLGDPVHAVFIRAPWVEQVGESVEVLATIPAGEAAGRIVAVRQGSLMATSFHPEVGDDDRIHRYFVDLVKQS, from the coding sequence GTGCCCGTGCCGTCCGTCAACGCCTCGTCCGACTCCGTGCCCTCCATCGGCGTCTTCGCCCTGCAGGGTGACGTCCGCGAGCACGTGCACACCCTCCAGCGCCTCGGTGTCGACGCCTTCACGGTGCGACGTCCCGACGAGCTGGCACGGTGCGACGCGCTGGTGCTCCCGGGCGGCGAGTCGACCACGATGTACAAGCTGGCCCGCACGTTCGACCTGTTCGAGCCATTGGTGGAGCGCATCCGTGGCGGCATGCCGACCTTCGGCACGTGCGCGGGCATGATCATGCTGGCCGACCGCATCGAGGACGGCATCGACGGCCAGGAGACGCTCGGCGGCCTCGACATCACGGTGCGCCGCAACGCGTTCGGCCGCCAGGTCGACTCGTTCGAGGGCGACATCGACGTCGCGGGTCTGGGTGACCCCGTGCACGCCGTGTTCATCCGCGCGCCATGGGTCGAGCAGGTCGGCGAGTCGGTCGAGGTGCTTGCCACCATCCCCGCCGGCGAGGCAGCCGGTAGAATCGTCGCGGTCCGACAGGGCAGCCTGATGGCGACCTCGTTCCACCCCGAAGTGGGCGACGACGATCGCATTCACCGCTACTTCGTCGACCTCGTGAAGCAGTCGTAG
- the pdxS gene encoding pyridoxal 5'-phosphate synthase lyase subunit PdxS: protein MSNEATSVGPAVSGTVRVKRGMAEMLKGGVIMDVVNAEQAKIAEDAGAVAVMALERVPADIRSQGGVARMSDPDLIDGIIEQVSIPVMAKARIGHFVEAQVLQSLGVDYIDESEVLTPADYANHIDKWNYTVPFVCGATNLGEALRRITEGAAMIRSKGEAGTGDVSNATMHMRKIGGEIRRLQSLSEDELYVAAKELQAPFDLVKEVAQAGKLPVVLFTAGGIATPADAAMMMQLGAEGVFVGSGIFKSGNPAERAAAVVKATTFFDDPDVIAKVSRGLGEAMVGINVDEIPEPHRLAERGW, encoded by the coding sequence GTGAGCAACGAAGCAACGTCGGTCGGTCCAGCAGTCAGCGGCACCGTGCGGGTCAAGCGCGGCATGGCTGAGATGCTGAAGGGTGGCGTGATCATGGACGTGGTCAACGCCGAACAGGCCAAGATCGCCGAGGACGCCGGTGCCGTCGCGGTCATGGCCCTCGAGCGCGTGCCGGCCGACATCCGCTCGCAGGGTGGCGTCGCGCGCATGAGCGACCCCGACCTGATCGACGGCATCATCGAGCAGGTCTCGATCCCCGTCATGGCCAAGGCGCGCATCGGTCACTTCGTCGAGGCGCAGGTGCTGCAGAGCCTCGGCGTCGACTACATCGACGAGTCCGAGGTGCTGACCCCGGCCGACTACGCCAACCACATCGACAAGTGGAACTACACCGTCCCGTTCGTGTGCGGCGCGACCAACCTCGGAGAGGCGCTGCGGCGCATCACCGAGGGTGCGGCGATGATCCGCTCCAAGGGCGAGGCCGGCACGGGCGACGTCTCCAACGCCACGATGCACATGCGCAAGATCGGCGGCGAGATCCGCCGCCTGCAGTCGCTGAGCGAGGACGAGCTGTACGTCGCGGCCAAGGAGCTGCAGGCGCCGTTCGACCTGGTCAAGGAAGTCGCCCAGGCCGGCAAGCTGCCCGTCGTGCTGTTCACCGCCGGCGGCATCGCCACGCCCGCTGACGCCGCGATGATGATGCAGCTGGGTGCCGAGGGCGTGTTCGTCGGCTCCGGCATCTTCAAGTCGGGCAACCCCGCCGAGCGGGCCGCCGCGGTCGTCAAGGCCACGACGTTCTTCGACGACCCCGACGTCATCGCCAAGGTCTCGCGTGGACTCGGCGAGGCCATGGTCGGCATCAACGTCGACGAGATCCCCGAGCCCCACCGGTTGGCCGAGCGCGGTTGGTAG
- a CDS encoding 4Fe-4S binding protein, giving the protein MPHVVTQACCGDASCVFACPVNAIHPTPDEADFGLAEMLYIDPVSCVDCGACVTACPVGAISAHDKLTDAQLPFVEVNAMFHSPQRSYPPQAPVSPVTARSSRDELRVAIVGAGPAALFAADELLKRPRVSVTVIDRLPTPHGLVRAGVAPDHPTTKTVEGLFGQIEDQDGFSYLLGVDVGVDADVSHDELLAHHHAVLYATGASQDRRLGIAGEDLAGSETATAFVAWYNGHPDHAGRTFDLSTERTVIIGNGNVALDVARILATDPDRLATTDIADHALSALRDSAVREIVLVGRRGAAHAAFTLPELVGLVQRGDIDIRVEGDDLLPSGTDAMADLKLDVLREAAYRPRRPGTRTIVFRFAASPLEIIGTDRVDGVRVCRNDLVADESGVVRAVPTADVEVLPTGVVLRSIGYRGLPVYGLPFDDVTATVPHESGRVVGRPGAYVAGWIKRGPNGFIGTNRSCAQETVDLLVADANAGMLASPIGSSRAFTDLVAARVADAIDLRGWRAIDRRERQLGRDDGRPRRKLVSREALLDAAVPEPPARGRGRRRVRR; this is encoded by the coding sequence GTGCCCCACGTCGTCACCCAGGCGTGCTGCGGCGACGCCTCGTGCGTCTTCGCCTGTCCCGTCAACGCGATCCACCCGACGCCCGACGAGGCCGACTTCGGCCTGGCCGAGATGCTCTACATCGACCCCGTCTCGTGCGTCGACTGCGGGGCGTGCGTGACGGCGTGCCCCGTCGGGGCGATCAGCGCCCACGACAAGCTGACCGACGCGCAGCTGCCGTTCGTCGAGGTCAACGCGATGTTCCACTCGCCGCAGCGGTCGTACCCGCCGCAGGCCCCGGTCTCGCCGGTGACGGCGCGGTCGTCGCGCGACGAGCTGCGCGTCGCGATCGTCGGCGCCGGACCGGCGGCACTGTTCGCCGCCGACGAGCTGCTCAAGAGGCCCCGCGTGAGCGTCACCGTGATCGACCGGCTGCCGACCCCGCACGGACTGGTGCGGGCGGGCGTCGCCCCCGACCACCCCACGACCAAGACCGTCGAAGGCCTCTTCGGCCAGATCGAGGACCAGGACGGGTTCTCGTACCTGCTCGGCGTCGACGTGGGTGTGGACGCCGATGTGTCCCACGACGAGCTTCTGGCCCACCACCACGCGGTGCTCTACGCGACGGGTGCGTCGCAGGACCGTCGCCTCGGCATCGCAGGCGAGGACCTCGCCGGCAGTGAGACCGCGACCGCGTTCGTGGCCTGGTACAACGGCCACCCCGACCACGCGGGTCGGACGTTCGACCTCTCCACCGAGCGCACCGTCATCATCGGCAACGGCAACGTCGCCCTCGACGTCGCCCGCATCCTCGCGACCGACCCCGATCGCCTGGCGACGACCGACATCGCCGACCACGCGCTCTCGGCACTGCGCGACAGCGCCGTCCGGGAGATCGTCCTGGTCGGCAGGCGCGGTGCGGCCCATGCGGCGTTCACGCTGCCCGAGCTCGTCGGTCTGGTGCAGCGCGGCGACATCGACATCCGTGTGGAGGGCGACGACCTGCTGCCGTCCGGAACCGACGCGATGGCCGACCTCAAGCTCGACGTGCTGCGGGAGGCCGCCTACCGGCCGCGCCGTCCGGGCACCCGGACGATCGTGTTCCGCTTCGCCGCGTCGCCGCTCGAGATCATCGGCACCGACCGGGTCGACGGCGTGCGGGTGTGCCGCAACGACCTCGTCGCCGACGAGTCCGGGGTGGTGCGGGCCGTCCCCACCGCCGACGTCGAGGTGCTGCCCACGGGCGTCGTGCTGCGGTCGATCGGCTACCGCGGCCTGCCTGTCTACGGTCTGCCGTTCGACGACGTCACGGCCACGGTGCCCCACGAGAGCGGCCGGGTCGTCGGTCGCCCCGGTGCCTACGTCGCCGGGTGGATCAAGCGGGGGCCCAACGGGTTCATCGGCACCAACCGGTCGTGCGCGCAGGAGACCGTCGACCTGCTCGTCGCCGACGCCAACGCAGGGATGCTGGCGAGCCCCATCGGATCGTCCCGGGCGTTCACCGATCTCGTGGCGGCGCGCGTCGCCGACGCGATCGACCTCCGGGGCTGGCGCGCGATCGACCGGCGCGAGCGGCAGCTCGGCCGCGACGACGGCCGTCCACGACGCAAGCTCGTGAGCCGCGAGGCCCTGCTGGATGCCGCCGTGCCGGAGCCTCCGGCCCGTGGCCGGGGACGCCGCCGCGTCCGCCGCTGA